The Hevea brasiliensis isolate MT/VB/25A 57/8 chromosome 9, ASM3005281v1, whole genome shotgun sequence nucleotide sequence TGCTGATTTTCCTCAATTGATATTGCTATCAGCCATTCAATTTTTGGCcaattttgaataaaaatattgattTGTTATCCGTTCCTAAATGTGACATTGACTCTCTAACAAACAGCAATAAAGCAATCAAGGAAAGACACCCACCTCTTTTATCCATTTGCCAACTTTCTCCAGTGGTTTTGATACAATGAAGAATAGTCTTTTCAGAAGTATGGACTGTATATAGTCCAGTTTTTCAACAATTAGCAGACCTTTCTGTCTCTCAGTTGCATAACCTCTCCTGTAAGGGAAATCATCTTAAAAGTAAAACATCTGCATATATGTTTAATAGTAGAAAAATGGAACGGCATTCTTGTATATAAGTGAGGTCACAGGAAAGGCTTAGTGGCAGATGTTCCATAGTTATCACATGGAATATCCCTCATTATTTGTGCTGTCTGAATTTCTTTTAGAACTATATATACTCATGAAAAAGCATAATAAAAAATACCTGAATATTATAGCATTGGATTCAGATGCTTTCTTCCAGTCCACATATATTGGCAAAGTAAGAAGGTAATCCGAGTTCAAGGCACATGTCAACATCAAATCCCGAGCCGATAGTTCTTGAAACTGAGCATTATCAAGAAGCTGCATGAAAGCACGCTGGAAACGAGTGGCAACAGCAAGTCTACAAATGATTTAACATAACGAGTTAAACATGAAACATAATATCAAGCTTACAAATAGCAGTTAACAATATTAAGATGACAAGAAACATCTTTATTACACACCTGGATTCCCCGTTAGAACATCTCTCGTCAATTTTCGCTGAAGAACCCAAAAGATTCCTCAAGTCCAGACcataattgaaatttaattgcaTGTCAATTTCAGGCTCCTCCCCAGAGTCCCCAATGCTTCCAATTCCATTGATGCTATCGCTGACAGAGTCGGAATTGTCCCCATTAACTCCAGATTTTCCATCTGCATTGGCCAACCCATTATCATTCGTCTCCTCATTTTTTACGGAATGACTGAGGAAATAATCAGTTCGCATTTCTTCTAAAATGCGTTTGTGCTCAGCGTGAAGAATAGAATCCAAGCGCCTGTAGTTACACAGATTCTTACACCCCTTATAAACTGCACAGTTGAAAGAATAgggaaaaagaaaaggagaaCGAATATATTAAACTATTAAACTCACGAAGAGAGAAGGAGAAATTCATTGGCATCATCTTGAGACTCAAATAACTTCAGTATAATGGCATCCAAGATCTCTGCCTTGGAAACTGGGATGTATTTTTGCCTCGCCACTCGTATTTTAGAAATTCCCTTCTCATCCTCTTCCtcctgttcttcttcttcttgtaattgctctGGTCCTTCGCTTGGAACTCGATCGTTCTTATTACTCTGCATCAATGTAAAAACCTCGCTCATATCAAGCTGCGATTCTAGAGGCTCCTCCATGGACAATTCCTGGACTCTCAGAGAGCATCGAGGAATTCTGGGTGTAGAATCCGTCTTTAACACCAAACGGTAAGAGAACAGATAGCGAGCTGCCGATGAATGCGTAGAGGATGATAAAGCAGTGGCGCCGGTGAAATTTTGCAGAGATAACAtggatcatgaagcagtatggaAAACCTAAAGCTCGAgtgtattctttttttttttttttttttgtcccccTTCTGTGGAGGCTGGAGAGCAGTCACATTCTCATTGTCGAAGAAGCTGAAGTTGGAAAGCTCCAGCTCCTGATGGCGGTTGCGGATCAGGGAATATTTAACGGTTGGAAGCATGAGGGACGCGTGTGCACTTTTCCAACCTCGTCGTCCGCCAATTCTTTGGATAAGGTAAATAGGGCTAACAGTGGACATTGAGACAGGACTTAATCCACTTTCCTGGCAACTCGAAATCTTCGCGTCCAGGCCCACCATTATCCAACATAGAACTATTACAGTGTTAcctttttttacttttaattttctaAAGGGAAAGGTttgtttttaatttcaaattCCTCCGCATAGAACTTTAtgaaaaagagaggaaaaaaaagaaagaaagaaagattaGTACCAATAGAAGTAGGCCGCCATGAAGGACAGTGTTGATATATTGCTTGTTTTCAGAACTGCTTTGTTTTAGGCCTTGGAGGTTGGAATCAATACATACTATTTCCATCAACATTCAACTAGTAGTCCCAGGAGCCAAGGACTATTAACAATTGATTTAGATGAAAGCATAGGAAGCAACGACCCCAGAGGCCAAGACCGTTTATGCATGGAGCACAGTAGGACATTTCAGAGATGGACTACACTCTCAACCACGTTATATGCTAGCTATGTGGCCAACTAGAAAAGATGCAAGGCATGTAGGTGCACCCTCCCATGGATATATTGGCTCAGGGGAATAACCATTTACTGCTATAATTTCATTTACACATTTGACAACCATATAATACAGAGATTTCGTGAAAACTACTAACAGAAATTTGGTACTAGTATTATTATATCAGTAACAATACCTATTTTAGTCCATGATTTGTTGCTCAAGGTTCCGTGGTCAAGGGCATGTACTTCCACCCTCAGAAATTTCATCTTCACTGCTCTTGTACCCTCCCCAAACGTTGATTAGAGCTCAAATCAGCTCCAGCTGTTATAGTCTTGCCACTGTCTATTGAGTTAGTGTTAGCTAGAGCCTTTCTACGCTTGTATGTCAAAGGCAGAACGGATTCATCTTTAAACCCCTCAGAAATACTGGATTTACTTAATAACTTGTCTGATTTTTTTGCACCGAAGTCAGTCTCACTTCTCATTGGATTTGAAGAAGATGCCATTAACACTTCCTGCTTAACATTAGAAATGGCTGAAGTTCTGGGAACTGCTTCTAGAATTCTTGGATATACAGTGATATGCTCGTCTTTCATGAGTGCTATTCGCTGTTGCCTGCGGTGATATTGAATACCAAATGGGTGTGATTCCAAGGATCTCAGGGAAAAGTCTTCAGTTCCTTTGTGCAAATTTGGCCCCAAACTTTCAACACCAAAGGGATGCTTCCTTGCACCCATTGGATACATTGGTGGAAATTCCTCATTAGGGTCTCCTCTGATATCACCTGCCAACAAAGTGTGTTTTCCTAAAACCGAAATGTCATCTGAAGAAGGAATTATTTGCCTCTCTATTTTTCTGGTAGGCTCTGAGTGATGACAGGTTCTCATAGTACAATCTTGCTGATTCAGTAAACAATGAGGTTGGTTTAGAGTTGAATGAAGCCTTCCACCATCAACCTTCTGCCTTAAAAATGGTGATTCATGAAGGCCACCTGCATCTGGTAAGTGTACATATGCTGGCAGGGAAGAAAACTTAAAATCCAGTAAACCTTGGTCCCTGACAAGAAATGTCGATTGTGCTCCCCTTTGCACCACTTCTGATTGTTCCAGCTGGACAGAAGTAACTTTAGGTACTATTTTCAACAATCCCTTGGGTACAGATCGACACTGCTCTGAAACGTCACTGCCAATTATTTTTGGATTGTGATTTGGTAATAAGCCATTCCCAGATACCTTTATCTTTAAAAAACCTTTTGCTCTGCAGTTTGAAGCAAATTTCATTTCACTTGCAGAGAGAGAAGGCAAAACATCTTTTGCTGTCGTTTGTTCTACTGGCTTCAGTCCCTTCATGTGCAAGCTAACCTCCTCACTTAACAGGTGATCATCCTTGGGAAATTTGTTAAGATCAAGCAAATTTATGGCTCTCTGTTTTCTCTTATTTTTCCACATCAAAATCCTTTCCTCAACACCAGGGCTCATTTCATACTGATCCCACATCCTTCTCATGTCTGTGAACATTTTTGTCATCCTGTCATGGTAAGATCTTAATGAATGATAATACTTTTTCCTCTGTATAAACTGCAAACATTCTCTGAGATGAGCCACTTTCGGAGGATAGAATCCACCTCTCAATCTTTTGAAGAACACATCCAATGGATTCCCAAAATATAGATCACTGCCATCAAAAAGTTCCTTCATAGTCAAACAAAAAGTCTGCTGGTCCATATCTGGAAGGTAAGCTGAGAGATAGAACCTTTCTTCCTCTGTTAAACAAGAATTCCAAGTGTCTAAAGATAATATTTCCCTCAAATCTGGCAGATCAAAGAGTTCATAAGGTATGCTGCACAGCTGACCTTCTACCAAGCCAAGCTCACAGCACAACTCATTGAGCTCAAAATCATCAGAATCATCACCTGAGTCTGCCCCAAAGACAGGGTTATCTTCTGCTTTGGATAAGGAAAAAGTTTTACTATGTTTGGAACTCTGATGGCCAATCTTTTGAATTCTCATTGATGCAGAAGGTCTTCTGAGCTCAAGGATCTATTATAAGGAGAAGTGAGATCTCCAATGTGAAAACTTTAAAGCCACAATTAAGATCCCTGAAGAGGACATGAACATTTTAGCCATCAAATCAGTTTTATACAAGAAATTCTTTAATATGTTAAACCATTAGATATGTGTTGGAGAATGATCCTAAAATTCCATAGGAAAATATGTACACCATCTTGTGAATCATGAGAACATCCATAGTTCATGAACTACCCGAGGCTTCAAATAGATCACAATAAAGATACAACAGCAATTGACTGCCTTCAATTTCCCCAACTACCTACATTGGTACCAATgcataaaagaaaataaagttgaGAGTAATGCAGAAATTTGATCAAGTTTCTCAAAATGATAACAATGTGGAAAGTGAACGATGAAACAAGCATGCAGTATAAAACATTAGCAAGCAAGCATACCACAGAAATTCAAACTCTCTTATATTCCATGTAGATGAGCCATTATACATTACAAATGCATTTCAGTGTGCGGGTATGGACCTGATGAATGTTTTCTACATATATAAGAACTCTGGGACGTGAAGTGGAGATGGTGTTCTAACACAAGCATTTTCTGCGATTAATATTCCATGTAGATGAGCCATTATACATAACAAATGCATTTCAGTGTGCGGGTATGGACCTGTTAAATGTTTTGTACATATATAAGAGCTATGGGAAGTGAGGTGGAGATGGTATTCTAACACAAGCATTTTCTGCGATTAGTGTTATATACATGCATATAAATACATTGCACATACAAGGGTATTCATTTCCAACAGATCATCTGCACTCCTAGACTCCCCCATTCACAAAAACCCCCCGAAGAAGCAACCAAAAGATAATGCTTATGACAAACTAGAAACATAAGATTTTCAACACATCCAGAAAACCAAGTACCAAAAAGAACTACTTGATCAAAATCTCAACTAATTACAGTACATGGAAACTCAGAACCAAACAAATTATCAATTTCAAGAGTTGGGAGAGAGCAAAAGGCAAAACAAgtgaaatcaaacaaagaaattgAAGGGGAGTGATTGAGAAAGAAGCGAGCAGAGAAAATGCGCAATACCTTGGGTGAAATCGGTGAGAATGGAAACCCCAACAACGTACGAGCACCATTTGATTTTAGTTTAGCTTTACTTCTCAAGCCCACCTTATTTCTGCCTTCCTTTTATTTACCTTTTTCGCCTCTTTTTTTTTGTCTGTATTTTCGCTTGTTAACCTTTCCACTGTGTGTCCAGTGAGCGTGAGGCAATACCATAGTCTGAAACAGCGATATGATTCTTGCTCTTTCCGCAATCAacttaattcaattgatttatatatatgatttaattacttTGAAAAtgcttagttaactaactaaacaGCAGGAGGGCCCCTGTCTCCTTGCGACTGTTGGGTCGTCCAGTCATTTATAATCTAAGGCCGCGTTTGTCTTTTACCAAAACAAACTTTCTATGCGTTAAGGAAAACACTCCTTTAACTTTACGCTTTTTCACAATACAACCCCTGACTTTTTGATTTTGCGATTAAAAAAGTTCAAAAGTACCCAAATGTTGCAATTAACACCTCTTAAATCTCCATTTGGtcccttttattttttatttttttggtcaAATGACAAATAATGGGATTTGACTCTCCAAAATTTTgaacatttaaaaataaatagaataaaatacTTTCTAATTTTAcctttcaaaaaaataattactaTGTTTCTGTTCAtatttattaagaaaaaaatttcagTCTCTTCGTCCCATTATAATAGatgatttagaaaaaaattttatctcactttatttaatatttcaaaaaataagaaaatattaattatttttctctaattttatcctTGTTTATTATTATTGTCAATACATTTATCTTTTTTAACACATTTCTACATTtcaatgatattttaaaaatattttattcattttttttatataaaaatggtATTATCGaatcaatttttataaaaagatcttaaaaattattgaaataagactGAGAGAATATTTAACAGTATTATATATAGGATTACAatacataattatttatttatattaataaatgatATGATTTGCATGTCATATTTTTTATCTTATGATTTAGATCAATaaaatcatcattatatggccacAATGGAGGATATGTTCATCTTGGCCAAGTATTGGGTATTGAATGGACATGAGAAATTATCTCTTCTAATGATTTGGTGGAGCATGATAGTCATACAAGAATAattagaattttataaaaatttaatttaattaattttatcaattttcatatttataataaaaaaatcctatactttttaatttaataaaattttattttgagagaaatataaataaagaaggttgtataaaaattcaattaaaattttttaaataatttatttaaaaaaaaagcttAAAAAGTTGAAAAATAATGCATCACATTCCAGCATTAGTTGTAGGTTGTGTAGTTACGATTCTATTTGGAAATTTGtttataaatcaaaattaaattaaattttttacttgATTTTAGTTGCatattttaatatttcaattataatttaattttcaatgttttaattataatcaattcaatttaatttaaattttaggttCTAAAACAAGTTTGGTTCTTAATGacaattatatcatataatatgcctttcaattaattattaattatataatattaattaaaaataaagcatattatataatatattaatacacTAATGACTTATAACTATGAAATATAAGATGagttaatgtatttataactaaagTTATTAAGCGAAAGTATAGCAATAAAAGATAACGTTACATTGTATATAGTATATAGttaatatatatgtaaaatataatattataattataaaatatattataattttaactacatttaaatagatataattatattgataatacataatacatttaa carries:
- the LOC110672324 gene encoding uncharacterized protein LOC110672324 translates to MRIQKIGHQSSKHSKTFSLSKAEDNPVFGADSGDDSDDFELNELCCELGLVEGQLCSIPYELFDLPDLREILSLDTWNSCLTEEERFYLSAYLPDMDQQTFCLTMKELFDGSDLYFGNPLDVFFKRLRGGFYPPKVAHLRECLQFIQRKKYYHSLRSYHDRMTKMFTDMRRMWDQYEMSPGVEERILMWKNKRKQRAINLLDLNKFPKDDHLLSEEVSLHMKGLKPVEQTTAKDVLPSLSASEMKFASNCRAKGFLKIKVSGNGLLPNHNPKIIGSDVSEQCRSVPKGLLKIVPKVTSVQLEQSEVVQRGAQSTFLVRDQGLLDFKFSSLPAYVHLPDAGGLHESPFLRQKVDGGRLHSTLNQPHCLLNQQDCTMRTCHHSEPTRKIERQIIPSSDDISVLGKHTLLAGDIRGDPNEEFPPMYPMGARKHPFGVESLGPNLHKGTEDFSLRSLESHPFGIQYHRRQQRIALMKDEHITVYPRILEAVPRTSAISNVKQEVLMASSSNPMRSETDFGAKKSDKLLSKSSISEGFKDESVLPLTYKRRKALANTNSIDSGKTITAGADLSSNQRLGRVQEQ